From the genome of Bombus huntii isolate Logan2020A chromosome 14, iyBomHunt1.1, whole genome shotgun sequence, one region includes:
- the LOC126872952 gene encoding uncharacterized protein LOC126872952, giving the protein MLFFGILSILLAVAAAEDTCYDDSLAVCDPIPKDGKSMLNCNAKYGHIERHPLIDLQSYANANIRVSFEFLLMSSYFGNYEDQRHGFKKLYRKFSDELWEDAINIIKYVTKRGDTMDFNQPPHLTEPTYERKVTYELNELHSLAKALDRQKELANKALNIHHDITKNDKINDAGVAHYVEERFIEPQTDRVRDLAGYINDLKNLLTGNDHSIALFLFDEYLKNSL; this is encoded by the exons GCTGAAGATACATGCTATGATGATTCACTAGCAGTATGTGACCCAATACCAAAAG atGGAAAATCAATGTTAAACTGTAATGCAAAATATGGACATATTGAAAGACATCCTCTGATTGATCTTCAATCATATGCAAATGCTAATATAAGAGTCAGCTTCGAATTTTTGCTAATGTCTAGTTATTTTGGAAATTATGAAGATCAACGTCATGGATTTAAGAAATTATATCGTAAATTTTCTGATGAATTGTGGGAGGATGCAATTAACATAATCAAATATGTTACCAAACGAGGTGACACAATGGACTTCAATCAACCACCACATTTGACAGAACCT aCTTACGAACGAAAAGTAACATATGAATTGAATGAACTTCACAGTTTAGCCAAAGCACTTGACAGACAAAAGGAACTTGCGAATAAAGCCTTGAATATACATCATGACATTACAAAGAATGATAAGATAAACGATGCTGGTGTTGCTCATTATGTTGAAGAGAGATTCATAGAACCACAGACTGATCGTGTTCGAGATTTGGCCGGCTATATAAATGATTTGAAGAATTTATTAACTGGAAATGATCATTCTATAGCTCTATTTTTGTTTGATGAATATCTTAAGAATAGTTTGTAA
- the LOC126872934 gene encoding 1-phosphatidylinositol 4,5-bisphosphate phosphodiesterase gamma-1 isoform X2, which produces MYMVEIREIKEIKVGKHSKDFEKWPEDAKRIENLRCFVVYYGSEFRLKTLSISALSEKECELWVKGLRRLVQDTIKAPYPLQVERWLRKEFYAMENSRETVTLKDIKAFLPRVNCKTATNKLRELFQEIDTRNRNELGFDDFVALYHKLIFDQSNLTDWSKLLNYSKTGQIVTVQEFQNFLITEQQDPLGNNEVEVSCFIRDYLQDPQRDVQEPHFTFSEFIDFLFSKQNSIWDSKYSRIYQDMTKPLAHYWIASSHNTYLMGDQISSESSCQAYVRALRAGCRCIELDCWDGPDGMPFIFHGHTLTTKIKFLDVIKTIKEHAFATSDYPVILSIEDNCTLPQQRKMAITMQDVFGDMLLVQPVDKNETSLPSPHALRRKIILKHKKLPDGVDETSFLIRNDESRQEMDLRNTVKNGILYLEDPVDREWNPHFFVLTQQKLFYTDTFSRTQETEHDDDEETVVRRPTDGVPNDELHFGEKWFHGKLARGREEAEELLRRYSHLGDGTFLVRQCVTFVGDYCLSFWRKGKVNHCRIKLKQEMGQTQYYLIDTNCFDSLYSLITHYRNHPLRSQEFLITLQEPVPQPNKHEEKEWWHAECTRTLAEEMLKRIPTDGAFLVRPSEKESNSYAISFRAEKKIKHCRIKLEGRLYTIGTVQFESLVELVNYYERYPLYKKIKLSHPVNQDVIRKMELDIDDGSVYGIPGYMDPTSFTSKVTVKAIYDYKARRDDELTLVKHAIITNVHRQSGGWWRGDYGGKKQHWFPASYVEEIKPQESQGDSADSMMFGSLQKGSLDIMGAVVELRVGGRSGLEWILRIQNPSMCSVFEVATSSKDTALEWMSSIKETAQNASVRENQHKEMERAWRIAKEMSNLIVYCRSVAFNLDRIKTKGFVFNEMSSFPETKAEKLMCQQENKFFIKYHQIQFSRVYPKGQRIDSSNYNPVPMWNAGCQMVALNYQTGDKSMQLNQAKFKENGSCGYILKPEFMFRDDFNPYDKNCLHGIESLKFSLKVIGARHLIRSGRGIASPFIEIEIIGADFDSGIKLTTRTIPDNGFNPTWNESCDFEVFNPNFAFIRFIVQDEDMFGDSNFIGQATYSVRCLRPGYRSIPLKNNYSEDLELASLLIHLQITSSATHSHSL; this is translated from the exons ATGTATATGG TCGAAATAagagaaatcaaagaaattaAAGTAGGGAAGCATTCTAAAGATTTTGAGAAGTGGCCAGAAGATGCAAAAAGGATAGAAAATCTTAGATGTTTTGTTGTATATTATGGTTCTGAATTTCGCCTTAAAACTCTTTCAATTTctg CTCTCAGTGAAAAAGAATGTGAACTTTGGGTAAAAGGATTACGTCGGTTGGTTCAAGATACTATAAAAGCTCCTTATCCTTTACAAGTTGAAAGATGGCtaagaaaagaattttatgCAATGGAAAATTCAAGGGAAac agttactttaaaagatataaaagcATTTTTACCTAGAGTTAATTGTAAAACAGCAACGAATAAACTTAGGGAACTTTTTCAAGAAATAGATACAAGAAACAGAAATGAACTTGGCTTTGATGATTTTGTTGCACTTTATCATAAACTCATCTTTGATCAAAGT AATCTTACAGATTGGAgtaaattacttaattattCTAAAACGGGACAGATTGTTACAGTACAAGAGTTccaaaattttctaataactGAACAACAAGACCCTTTAGGAAATAATGAGGTTGAAGTATCATGTTTCATTAGAGATTATTTACAAGATCCTCAAAGGGATGTACAGGAACCACACTTTACGTTCTCGGAGTTTATCGATTTCCTGTTTTCGAAACAAAATTCCATATGGGATTCAAAATATTCGCGAATTTATCAAGATATGACTAAACCTCTTGCACATTATTGGATAGCATCATCACATAATAC ATACTTAATGGGAGATCAAATTAGCAGTGAAAGTAGTTGTCAAGCTTATGTTCGCGCGTTAAGAGCTGGATGTAGATGTATAGAACTTGATTGTTGGGATGGGCCAGATGGAATGCCCTTTATTTTTCATGGGCACACACTCACTACAAAGATTAAATTTTTAGATGTTATTAAAACCATCAAAGAGCACGCTTTTGCTACCTCTGA TTATCCTGTCATTTTATCCATTGAGGATAATTGTACTTTACCACAGCAACGTAAAATGGCAATTACAATGCAAGATGTATTTGGTGATATGTTATTAGTTCAACCTgtagataaaaatgaaacttcTTTACCATCACCACATGCACtgagaagaaaaattatattgaaaCATAAAAAACTACCTGATGGCGTAGATGAAACATCATTTCTAATTCGAAATGATGAAAGTAGGCAAGAAATGGATCTTCGAAATACAGTTAAAAATGGCATTCTTTATCTTGAAGATCCTGTTGACAGAGAATGGAATCCACATTTTTTTGTATTAACACAACAGAAACTATTCTACACAGATACATTTTCTAGAACCCAAGAAACTGAACACGATGATGATGAAGAAACTGTAGTTCGACGACCGACTGAT GGAGTACCGAACGATGAATTACATTTTGGAGAAAAATGGTTTCACGGTAAATTAGcaagaggaagagaagaagCAGAAGAATTACTACGACGTTATTCGCACCTCGGTGATGGCACATTTTTAGTTAGACAGTGTGTTACATTTGTGGGCGATTACTGCCTTTCATTTTGGCGCAAAGGAAAAGTAAATCATTGCCGTATTAAACTGAAACAAGAAATGGGTCAAACACAATATTATCTGATTGATACAAATTGCTTTGATAGTTTATATAGTTTAATTACACATTATCGCAATCATCCATTAAGAAGTCAA GAATTTTTAATCACGCTTCAAGAACCTGTTCCACAACCAAACAAACatgaagaaaaagaatggTGGCATGCTGAATGTACTCGAACTCTAGCCGAAGAAATGTTAAAACGAATTCCTACAGACGGTGCATTTTTAGTGAGACCAAGTGAAAAAGAAAGCAATTCTTATGCTATATCTTTTag AGCAGAGAAAAAAATTAAGCATTGCAGGATTAAACTAGAAGGACGTTTATATACTATTGGTACTGTACAATTTGAAAGTTTGGTTGAATTAGTTAATTATTATGAAAGGTACCcgttatataaaaaaattaaattaagccACCCTGTAAATCAAGATGTTATTAGGAAGATGGAATTG GATATAGATGATGGATCTGTTTATGGCATTCCTGGTTATATGGACCCTACTAGTTTTACGTCAAAA GTGACTGTAAAAGCtatatatgattataaagcaAGGAGGGATGATGAATTAACATTAGTAAAACATGCTATAATAACAAATGTACATCGACAAAGTGGTGGTTGGTGGCGAGGAGACTACGGCGGTAAAAAGCAACATTGGTTTCCCGCTAGTTACGTGGAAGAAATAAAACCACAAGAAAGCCAAGGAGAT TCAGCAGATTCTATGATGTTTGGTAGCCTACAAAAAGGCTCATTAGACATTATGGGTGCTGTGGTTGAATTAAGAGTAGGGGGTCGATCTGGATTAGAATGGATACTAAGAATACAAAATCCAAGTATGTGTTCAGTATTTGAAGTAGCAACTTCATCAAAAGATACAGCACTAGAATGGATGTCCAGTATTAAAGAAACTGCTCAAAATGCCAGTGTTAGA gaaAATCAACACAAAGAAATGGAACGTGCATGGAGAATAGCTAAAGAAATGTCTAATCTAATAGTTTATTGTAGATCCGTCGCATTTAATTTAGAcagaataaaaacaaaagGTTTTGTATTTAATGAAATGAGTAGCTTCCCTGAGACAAAAGCTGAGAAACTTATGTGTCAGCAAGAAAACAagttttttataaaatatcatcaG ATTCAATTTAGCAGAGTATATCCAAAAGGACAACGTATCGATTCATCAAATTATAATCCTGTGCCAATGTGGAATGCTGGTTGTCAGATGGTAGCACTGAATTATCAAACTGGTGATAAATCAATGCAGCTTAATCAGgcaaaatttaaagaaaacgGCAGTTGTGGTTATATTTTAAAACCGGAATTCATGTTTAGAGATGATTTTAATCCGTATGATAAAAACTGTTTACATGGAATAGAATCACTTAAGTTTTCTTTAAAAGTTATTGGTGCAAGACATTTAATTAGGTCAGGAAGAGGTATAGCTAGCCCTTtcattgaaattgaaattataggAGCTGATTTTGATTCTGGTATAAAATTAACAACGAGAACAATAC cTGATAATGGATTTAACCCCACGTGGAATGAATCTTGCGATTTCGAAGTTTTTAATCCAAACTTCGCCTTCATACGATTCATTGTGCAGGATGAAGATATGTTTGGTGATAGTAATTTTATTGGACAAGCcacttattct GTCCGATGTTTACGACCAGGATATAGAAGCATcccattaaaaaataattatagtgAAGATCTTGAACTCGCATCATTATTGATACATCTTCAAATTACATCTTCAGCC ACACATTCACATAGTTTGTGA
- the LOC126872934 gene encoding 1-phosphatidylinositol 4,5-bisphosphate phosphodiesterase gamma-1 isoform X1, with translation MNGIIPEMEQIISQLERGTVVTKFFSRKRPEKKTLMIRRETRQIVWSRSATFRPFDGSVEIREIKEIKVGKHSKDFEKWPEDAKRIENLRCFVVYYGSEFRLKTLSISALSEKECELWVKGLRRLVQDTIKAPYPLQVERWLRKEFYAMENSRETVTLKDIKAFLPRVNCKTATNKLRELFQEIDTRNRNELGFDDFVALYHKLIFDQSNLTDWSKLLNYSKTGQIVTVQEFQNFLITEQQDPLGNNEVEVSCFIRDYLQDPQRDVQEPHFTFSEFIDFLFSKQNSIWDSKYSRIYQDMTKPLAHYWIASSHNTYLMGDQISSESSCQAYVRALRAGCRCIELDCWDGPDGMPFIFHGHTLTTKIKFLDVIKTIKEHAFATSDYPVILSIEDNCTLPQQRKMAITMQDVFGDMLLVQPVDKNETSLPSPHALRRKIILKHKKLPDGVDETSFLIRNDESRQEMDLRNTVKNGILYLEDPVDREWNPHFFVLTQQKLFYTDTFSRTQETEHDDDEETVVRRPTDGVPNDELHFGEKWFHGKLARGREEAEELLRRYSHLGDGTFLVRQCVTFVGDYCLSFWRKGKVNHCRIKLKQEMGQTQYYLIDTNCFDSLYSLITHYRNHPLRSQEFLITLQEPVPQPNKHEEKEWWHAECTRTLAEEMLKRIPTDGAFLVRPSEKESNSYAISFRAEKKIKHCRIKLEGRLYTIGTVQFESLVELVNYYERYPLYKKIKLSHPVNQDVIRKMELDIDDGSVYGIPGYMDPTSFTSKVTVKAIYDYKARRDDELTLVKHAIITNVHRQSGGWWRGDYGGKKQHWFPASYVEEIKPQESQGDSADSMMFGSLQKGSLDIMGAVVELRVGGRSGLEWILRIQNPSMCSVFEVATSSKDTALEWMSSIKETAQNASVRENQHKEMERAWRIAKEMSNLIVYCRSVAFNLDRIKTKGFVFNEMSSFPETKAEKLMCQQENKFFIKYHQIQFSRVYPKGQRIDSSNYNPVPMWNAGCQMVALNYQTGDKSMQLNQAKFKENGSCGYILKPEFMFRDDFNPYDKNCLHGIESLKFSLKVIGARHLIRSGRGIASPFIEIEIIGADFDSGIKLTTRTIPDNGFNPTWNESCDFEVFNPNFAFIRFIVQDEDMFGDSNFIGQATYSVRCLRPGYRSIPLKNNYSEDLELASLLIHLQITSSATHSHSL, from the exons atgAATGGTATAATACCTGAAATGGAACAAATCATTAGTCAACTTGAAAGGGGAACTGTagtaacaaaatttttttcaagaaaaagaccagaaaagaaaactcttatGATAAGAAGAGAAACTAGACAAATCGTATGGTCACGGAGTGCAACGTTTAGACCATTTGATGGTTCAG TCGAAATAagagaaatcaaagaaattaAAGTAGGGAAGCATTCTAAAGATTTTGAGAAGTGGCCAGAAGATGCAAAAAGGATAGAAAATCTTAGATGTTTTGTTGTATATTATGGTTCTGAATTTCGCCTTAAAACTCTTTCAATTTctg CTCTCAGTGAAAAAGAATGTGAACTTTGGGTAAAAGGATTACGTCGGTTGGTTCAAGATACTATAAAAGCTCCTTATCCTTTACAAGTTGAAAGATGGCtaagaaaagaattttatgCAATGGAAAATTCAAGGGAAac agttactttaaaagatataaaagcATTTTTACCTAGAGTTAATTGTAAAACAGCAACGAATAAACTTAGGGAACTTTTTCAAGAAATAGATACAAGAAACAGAAATGAACTTGGCTTTGATGATTTTGTTGCACTTTATCATAAACTCATCTTTGATCAAAGT AATCTTACAGATTGGAgtaaattacttaattattCTAAAACGGGACAGATTGTTACAGTACAAGAGTTccaaaattttctaataactGAACAACAAGACCCTTTAGGAAATAATGAGGTTGAAGTATCATGTTTCATTAGAGATTATTTACAAGATCCTCAAAGGGATGTACAGGAACCACACTTTACGTTCTCGGAGTTTATCGATTTCCTGTTTTCGAAACAAAATTCCATATGGGATTCAAAATATTCGCGAATTTATCAAGATATGACTAAACCTCTTGCACATTATTGGATAGCATCATCACATAATAC ATACTTAATGGGAGATCAAATTAGCAGTGAAAGTAGTTGTCAAGCTTATGTTCGCGCGTTAAGAGCTGGATGTAGATGTATAGAACTTGATTGTTGGGATGGGCCAGATGGAATGCCCTTTATTTTTCATGGGCACACACTCACTACAAAGATTAAATTTTTAGATGTTATTAAAACCATCAAAGAGCACGCTTTTGCTACCTCTGA TTATCCTGTCATTTTATCCATTGAGGATAATTGTACTTTACCACAGCAACGTAAAATGGCAATTACAATGCAAGATGTATTTGGTGATATGTTATTAGTTCAACCTgtagataaaaatgaaacttcTTTACCATCACCACATGCACtgagaagaaaaattatattgaaaCATAAAAAACTACCTGATGGCGTAGATGAAACATCATTTCTAATTCGAAATGATGAAAGTAGGCAAGAAATGGATCTTCGAAATACAGTTAAAAATGGCATTCTTTATCTTGAAGATCCTGTTGACAGAGAATGGAATCCACATTTTTTTGTATTAACACAACAGAAACTATTCTACACAGATACATTTTCTAGAACCCAAGAAACTGAACACGATGATGATGAAGAAACTGTAGTTCGACGACCGACTGAT GGAGTACCGAACGATGAATTACATTTTGGAGAAAAATGGTTTCACGGTAAATTAGcaagaggaagagaagaagCAGAAGAATTACTACGACGTTATTCGCACCTCGGTGATGGCACATTTTTAGTTAGACAGTGTGTTACATTTGTGGGCGATTACTGCCTTTCATTTTGGCGCAAAGGAAAAGTAAATCATTGCCGTATTAAACTGAAACAAGAAATGGGTCAAACACAATATTATCTGATTGATACAAATTGCTTTGATAGTTTATATAGTTTAATTACACATTATCGCAATCATCCATTAAGAAGTCAA GAATTTTTAATCACGCTTCAAGAACCTGTTCCACAACCAAACAAACatgaagaaaaagaatggTGGCATGCTGAATGTACTCGAACTCTAGCCGAAGAAATGTTAAAACGAATTCCTACAGACGGTGCATTTTTAGTGAGACCAAGTGAAAAAGAAAGCAATTCTTATGCTATATCTTTTag AGCAGAGAAAAAAATTAAGCATTGCAGGATTAAACTAGAAGGACGTTTATATACTATTGGTACTGTACAATTTGAAAGTTTGGTTGAATTAGTTAATTATTATGAAAGGTACCcgttatataaaaaaattaaattaagccACCCTGTAAATCAAGATGTTATTAGGAAGATGGAATTG GATATAGATGATGGATCTGTTTATGGCATTCCTGGTTATATGGACCCTACTAGTTTTACGTCAAAA GTGACTGTAAAAGCtatatatgattataaagcaAGGAGGGATGATGAATTAACATTAGTAAAACATGCTATAATAACAAATGTACATCGACAAAGTGGTGGTTGGTGGCGAGGAGACTACGGCGGTAAAAAGCAACATTGGTTTCCCGCTAGTTACGTGGAAGAAATAAAACCACAAGAAAGCCAAGGAGAT TCAGCAGATTCTATGATGTTTGGTAGCCTACAAAAAGGCTCATTAGACATTATGGGTGCTGTGGTTGAATTAAGAGTAGGGGGTCGATCTGGATTAGAATGGATACTAAGAATACAAAATCCAAGTATGTGTTCAGTATTTGAAGTAGCAACTTCATCAAAAGATACAGCACTAGAATGGATGTCCAGTATTAAAGAAACTGCTCAAAATGCCAGTGTTAGA gaaAATCAACACAAAGAAATGGAACGTGCATGGAGAATAGCTAAAGAAATGTCTAATCTAATAGTTTATTGTAGATCCGTCGCATTTAATTTAGAcagaataaaaacaaaagGTTTTGTATTTAATGAAATGAGTAGCTTCCCTGAGACAAAAGCTGAGAAACTTATGTGTCAGCAAGAAAACAagttttttataaaatatcatcaG ATTCAATTTAGCAGAGTATATCCAAAAGGACAACGTATCGATTCATCAAATTATAATCCTGTGCCAATGTGGAATGCTGGTTGTCAGATGGTAGCACTGAATTATCAAACTGGTGATAAATCAATGCAGCTTAATCAGgcaaaatttaaagaaaacgGCAGTTGTGGTTATATTTTAAAACCGGAATTCATGTTTAGAGATGATTTTAATCCGTATGATAAAAACTGTTTACATGGAATAGAATCACTTAAGTTTTCTTTAAAAGTTATTGGTGCAAGACATTTAATTAGGTCAGGAAGAGGTATAGCTAGCCCTTtcattgaaattgaaattataggAGCTGATTTTGATTCTGGTATAAAATTAACAACGAGAACAATAC cTGATAATGGATTTAACCCCACGTGGAATGAATCTTGCGATTTCGAAGTTTTTAATCCAAACTTCGCCTTCATACGATTCATTGTGCAGGATGAAGATATGTTTGGTGATAGTAATTTTATTGGACAAGCcacttattct GTCCGATGTTTACGACCAGGATATAGAAGCATcccattaaaaaataattatagtgAAGATCTTGAACTCGCATCATTATTGATACATCTTCAAATTACATCTTCAGCC ACACATTCACATAGTTTGTGA
- the LOC126872946 gene encoding putative protein tag-52 — protein MNSPRSPQTPLSFELKKIINDRNVLSMRSRMKVLNSINEHNQKQYEEKEKDLKFQAIQEILTTEATYLRQLEILMEYFVQPIIERKLLHHSLLSTLSENIKTLYNVSGELIKELKQDPRNIAGAFHKLAPFFKLYSVYAYDYEQILSLLQIKQENDTEFKDFISKQETRPEVGRKLPSLLITPIQRVPRYKLLLREVLQHTSNKHKEYNLLQACLVEVEKAARHINTFIEQYEESQKLLRLQKCIVNPINLIKPGRKLIKQGALMRVSRRGSSAYRRYFVLLNDILLYCKGDPQNSLTVCCVLPLNKCKIESVLSGGLFCVTCLSETLLLYSEKDDSNLWIEAIQNSIKKYAECRQTLRKDSSSRKPLRHNNLNSFPSENIPIVAGKRKRSYKETEINLDASKITYLKKDNETDADIQSNNSCLVLLKKFKRFKNDDNSKYIKSCEQNINCKITDKENVHFTECSTPCLSPNKFANFKQESSTLKSISAFFASLGSSLKEFFWFR, from the exons atgaATTCTCCAAGATCACCACAAACTCCTCTCAGTTTTGAATTGAAGAAAATCATTAATGATAGAAATGTTTTAAGTATGCGTAGTCGCATGAAag TTCTCAACAGTATAAATGAACATAATCAAAAACAATatgaagagaaagaaaaagatttaaaGTTTCAAGCTATACAGGAAATTTTAACAACAGAAGCTACATATTTAAGgcaattagaaattttaatgGAG TATTTTGTACAACCCATAATAGAAAGAAAGTTATTACATCATAGTTTACTTTCAACATTGTCTGAAAACATAAAGACATTATATAATGTTAGTGGAGAATTAATAAAAGAACTAAAACAAGATCCAAGAAATATTGCAGGCGCATTTCACAAACTTGctccattttttaaattgtattcTGTTTATGCTTATGATtatgaacaaattttatcaCTACTACAG ATTAAACAAGAAAATGATACTGAATTTAAAGATTTTATTAGTAAGCAAGAAACAAGACCAGAAGTTGGTAGAAAATTACCTTCACTATTAATTACTCCAATACAAAGGGTACCTAGATACAAACTACTATTGAGAGAAGTCTTGCAACATACATCTAACAAACATAAAGAATATAATCTTTTACAAG CATGTTTAGTAGAAGTGGAGAAAGCTGCAAGACATATAAATACCTTCATTGAACAATATGAAGAATCACAAAAATTACTAAGACTTCAAAAATGTATTGTAAACCCAATTAATTTGATAAAACCCGGTAGAAAATTAATCAAGCAAGGAGCATTAATGAGAGTCTCTAGACGAGGAAGCTCTGCATATAGAAgatattttgttcttttgaatgacattttattatattgcAAAGGTGATCCACAAAATTcattgactgtatgttgtgtTTTACCATTGAATAAGTGTAAAATTGAATCTGTTTTGAGTGGTGGATTGTTTTGTGTTACTTGTTTAAGTGAAACACTTTTACTTTATTCTGAGAAAGATGATAGTAATTTATGGATAGAAGCTATACAAAATTCTATAAAGAAG TATGCAGAATGTAGACAAACATTAAGAAAGGATAGCAGTTCAAGAAAACCATTACGGCATAACAATCTTAATTCATTTCCATCTGAAAATATACCAATAGTCGCTGGTAAAAGAAAGAGATCATACAAAGAAACGGAG ATTAATCTAGATGCAtcaaaaattacatatttgaaaaaagataATGAAACAGATGCAGATATACAATCAAATAATAGCTGTTTGGTACttctaaaaaaatttaaaagatttaaaaatgacgataattctaaatatattaagTCTTGTGAACAAAACATCAATTGT AAAATTACAGATAAAGAAAATGTACATTTTACAGAATGCAGTACACCATGTTTATCTCCTAATAAGTTTGCAAATTTTAAACAAGAGTCATCAACACTCAAATCCATCAGTGCATTCTTTGCATCTCTTGGTTCATCTTTAAAGGAATTCTTTTGGTTTAGGTAA
- the LOC126872945 gene encoding cytochrome P450 9e2-like encodes MEVLFLSTFELLFISLIIITSAKLIPIIYRQFTYWKKNKVPYVLAAPIFGTVWRVIFRRITFPDYCMFVYNYYPDVRYIGVMDFATPTVIIRDPELINEIGVKSFKHFPNHRSFVSEEMDPIFGKNVFSLKDDQWREMRNSLSPFFTGNKMRFMFELVSKCSNDFVSYLYEHSEFHSMVELKDIFTRYGNDVIATVAFGINVNSLKNPDNEFYKRGIDISSFSGTLRLIKFMLFRFNPRLTRMAGLRFLSRATANFFWNVISETVTARKTWSIVRPDMIHLLMQVKDLKQPSYRLTIDDIVAQAFIFFLAGFDTVSTLLCYMVYELALHQDIQQKLREEVDYYLEKENGEISYEAMSKMEYMEMVISETLRMHPPSLIVDRVCAKKFELPAAAPGYQSVTVYPDDNIWIPVYALHRDSKYFPDPEKFDPERFSNENKSTINPYTYIPFGLGPRKCIGNRFALMETKLLIIRLLEKFIIKPNEKTTIPIVYKKIDFTPASEHGFWLTLEKRKS; translated from the coding sequence ATGGaagtattatttttatctactTTTGAGTTATTGTTCATCTCTTTAATCATCATTACTTCGGCGAAGTTGATTCCGATAATATACCGACAGTTCACCTATTGGAAGAAGAATAAAGTTCCATACGTACTGGCAGCACCGATATTTGGAACTGTTTGGAGAGTCATATTTCGTCGTATTACTTTCCCGGATTATTGTATGTTCGTCTATAATTATTACCCTGACGTAAGGTACATCGGGGTGATGGATTTCGCTACGCCAACGGTGATCATACGAGATCCAGAGCTGATCAACGAAATAGGCGTAAAGAGTTTCAAGCATTTTCCAAATCATCGAAGTTTCGTATCCGAGGAGATGGATCCGATTTTCgggaaaaatgtattttcctTGAAAGATGATCAATGGAGAGAGATGAGGAACTCATTGAGTCCATTTTTCACAGGCAATAAGATGAGATTCATGTTCGAGCTGGTATCCAAGTGTTCGAACGATTTCGTGAGTTATCTGTACGAACATTCAGAATTTCACTCGATGGTGGAGCTGAAAGACATCTTTACTAGATACGGAAACGACGTAATCGCCACAGTTGCATTTGGAATAAATGTAAACTCGCTCAAGAATCCAGACAACGAGTTCTACAAAAGAGGAATCGATATTTCCTCGTTCAGTGGTACGCttcgtttaataaaattcatgtTATTTCGGTTCAACCCGCGTCTAACGAGAATGGCAGGACTGAGGTTCCTGTCTCGAGCAACGGCCAACTTTTTCTGGAATGTGATTTCCGAAACGGTAACTGCAAGGAAAACGTGGAGCATCGTTAGACCAGACATGATCCATCTTTTGATGCAGGTCAAAGATTTGAAGCAACCCTCATATCGGCTGACCATCGACGATATCGTAGCTCAGGcgttcattttctttttagcCGGTTTCGACACTGTTTCTACTTTGTTGTGTTACATGGTTTACGAGTTAGCTTTGCATCAAGATATTCAACAGAAGTTACGTGAAGAAGTAGATTATTatttggaaaaagaaaacgggGAAATTTCTTACGAGGCTATGTCGAAGATGGAATATATGGAAATGGTAATATCCGAGACGCTTAGAATGCATCCTCCATCGTTGATAGTCGATAGAGTTTGCGCAAAGAAATTCGAATTGCCTGCAGCGGCGCCAGGTTACCAAAGTGTGACAGTGTATCCTGATGACAATATTTGGATCCCTGTTTATGCGCTTCACCGCGATTCTAAATATTTTCCCGATCCAGAGAAGTTCGATCCTGAACGGTTTAGCAACGAAAATAAAAGTACTATTAATCcttatacgtatatacctTTTGGACTAGGTCCTAGGAAATGTATTGGCAATCGTTTCGCTTTAATGGAGACTAAGCTTTTGATAATCCGTCTGCTGGAAAAGTTTATTATAAAACCCAACGAAAAAACAACAATTCCTATTGTGTACAAGAAGATTGATTTTACACCGGCATCAGAACACGGATTTTGGCTTACTTTGGAGAAGAGGAAGAGTTAG